The following proteins are co-located in the Sporolactobacillus pectinivorans genome:
- a CDS encoding bifunctional glycosyltransferase/CDP-glycerol:glycerophosphate glycerophosphotransferase, which yields MNLPKISVIVPIYNVQQYLEACLDSLVDQTFQSIEIIMINDGSTDKSGEVMHRYADRYANFLAFDKQNGGLGQARNYGMQFARGEYIAFVDSDDIVAFDAYEKMYALAEETHSDIVVGNVMRFNSMKTYPSVLHEKIFTKKKLSTHISRDHELIYDTTAWNKLFRKSFWDENHLVFPEHMLYEDIPVTIPAHYLARAVDVLDDVVYYWRSRDFGDQSITQNRTDIRNLKDRLKAVGMVNDFFTDHHIGGSLLAEKDYKVLNTDLLVYLNKLTEANDQYIDLYFDEVSPYLKKVPEEGFLKLWPIDRMKYYFVKEMDKQKVLALLRLQQSGGVASQKLTRRGSHYYAEYLYHNLVPESLLLIDDNLQVQRKTRTAKWQGHNLNISGYAYIQKINVAHKWDVKMQFALVNEDTGAKIPLKECRLSRNIANTIQHGIWARKKYLPFLFVNNYNWSEIAVSVPFNQAPFGELPYGSYFIEGTIKAGGLTRSFKMGSPVRGENPRPDSMFQSNYVIRVEYGNNWDLHIVKEKIVTIAENINVSGCALQISGRTEDPDRFQGLALKKLKSGSYQHFAGSIKQSAFSGEIPLATFQNDNGYGEWDTFFMSAAGNAKPIYQLKSRETKLDVGFAEIEAKTNQIGHLFIKVRRLGAELVKVDQKGDKIQLTAAVPPSLEDKDIKMRLQFLSSDHHESFFLSLDDAYAKDRFGRSIHCGTLDLKGTIGKELLRHQAFNLFLALGPESSEVFKQHPVYSDDLLQSEVVYDRKVYEFSQDADLSTVMCVSAKWGWIERGRLRRAVLRRLVYPAARLLPIKRKTIVFESYWGKSYECNPRALYEYIDKNYPEYETVWCLNNPLTHVDGHAKIVRRYSLKYDYYLARAKYFVNNVNFPTFYRKRDRAVELQTMHGTPLKTLGLDVPGEIKPGKNMEEYLEKNRRWDYLSVPSDYVAKIAARAFKHRAEIIESGYPRNDKLFFDNRPEKIAGIKKRLGIPVDKKVIFYAPTWRVKNYFKLEIDIPRLREATGGDYVLLVKFHHFVASAVLLDEGEATDFVFNESDYDDIRDLYLIADVLITDYSSVMFDFSILNRPILLFTYDLENYRDNLRGMYFDIIKEAPGPLCMTNDDLIHELQSIGQFRTNYGDRLNAFRAKFNTYDQGNASEQCFNALTGHLEK from the coding sequence ATGAACTTACCGAAAATCAGCGTTATTGTTCCAATATATAATGTTCAGCAATATTTGGAGGCCTGCCTGGATTCGCTCGTTGACCAGACGTTTCAAAGCATTGAGATTATTATGATTAATGATGGCTCTACTGACAAAAGCGGTGAAGTGATGCATCGCTATGCTGATCGCTATGCGAATTTCTTAGCCTTCGATAAGCAGAACGGAGGGCTCGGGCAGGCAAGAAATTACGGCATGCAGTTTGCGAGAGGCGAGTATATTGCTTTTGTGGATTCAGACGACATTGTGGCATTTGACGCCTATGAAAAAATGTACGCTCTTGCTGAAGAAACCCATTCGGATATCGTTGTTGGCAATGTCATGCGCTTTAATTCCATGAAAACATATCCTTCTGTTCTGCACGAGAAAATATTTACAAAGAAAAAATTAAGCACTCACATCTCCCGTGATCATGAGCTGATCTATGATACAACAGCCTGGAATAAACTGTTTCGGAAATCTTTCTGGGATGAGAACCACCTCGTTTTCCCTGAACACATGCTTTATGAAGATATACCGGTGACTATTCCGGCCCATTACCTGGCCCGCGCTGTGGATGTTCTGGACGATGTGGTCTACTACTGGCGGTCCAGGGATTTTGGCGACCAGTCTATTACACAGAACAGAACCGATATCAGAAATCTGAAAGACCGATTAAAAGCCGTCGGTATGGTCAATGACTTCTTCACGGATCATCATATTGGGGGTTCGCTTCTGGCCGAGAAAGATTATAAGGTACTGAATACCGATTTATTGGTCTATTTGAACAAACTGACGGAGGCCAATGATCAGTATATTGATCTCTACTTCGATGAAGTTTCGCCGTATCTTAAGAAGGTTCCGGAAGAGGGTTTTCTTAAGCTCTGGCCTATCGACCGGATGAAATATTATTTCGTGAAAGAAATGGATAAGCAAAAAGTGCTGGCCTTGCTTCGGCTTCAGCAAAGCGGGGGAGTGGCAAGCCAGAAATTAACGCGGCGCGGCAGTCACTATTATGCAGAGTATCTGTACCATAATCTTGTACCTGAGTCCTTGCTGCTTATTGACGACAATTTGCAGGTCCAGCGTAAAACGCGCACTGCAAAATGGCAGGGGCATAACCTGAATATTTCGGGCTATGCCTATATTCAAAAGATTAATGTGGCACATAAGTGGGATGTAAAGATGCAATTTGCATTAGTCAATGAAGATACGGGTGCGAAAATTCCACTCAAAGAGTGCCGGCTGAGTCGAAACATTGCGAACACGATACAGCACGGTATCTGGGCCAGAAAAAAATATCTCCCGTTTTTATTTGTTAACAATTATAACTGGTCGGAAATCGCGGTATCTGTTCCTTTCAATCAGGCTCCGTTCGGTGAGCTTCCCTACGGCAGTTACTTTATTGAAGGAACAATTAAGGCCGGGGGATTGACGCGCTCTTTCAAAATGGGTTCTCCGGTAAGAGGAGAAAACCCGCGTCCTGATTCCATGTTTCAGTCCAATTATGTCATCCGGGTGGAGTACGGAAACAACTGGGATCTTCATATCGTTAAGGAAAAAATTGTGACGATCGCTGAAAATATTAATGTCAGCGGTTGTGCTCTGCAAATATCAGGGCGGACGGAAGATCCGGATCGTTTTCAAGGACTGGCACTAAAAAAGTTAAAAAGCGGCTCGTATCAGCACTTTGCCGGATCAATCAAACAGTCAGCTTTCAGCGGCGAAATACCATTGGCAACTTTCCAAAATGACAATGGATATGGTGAATGGGATACCTTCTTTATGTCTGCTGCCGGAAACGCAAAGCCCATCTACCAGCTAAAAAGCCGTGAAACAAAACTCGACGTTGGTTTTGCAGAAATAGAGGCTAAAACAAACCAAATCGGCCATTTGTTTATTAAAGTACGCCGCCTGGGTGCTGAACTTGTGAAGGTTGATCAAAAAGGAGACAAGATACAACTGACGGCGGCTGTACCCCCCTCTCTGGAGGATAAAGATATTAAGATGAGGCTGCAGTTTCTTTCTTCGGATCATCATGAATCCTTCTTTCTTTCTTTGGATGACGCGTATGCCAAAGATCGGTTCGGGCGCTCCATTCATTGCGGAACCCTCGACCTCAAGGGGACGATTGGAAAGGAGCTTTTAAGGCATCAGGCTTTTAATCTTTTCTTGGCGCTGGGGCCGGAGTCTAGTGAGGTTTTCAAGCAGCATCCGGTTTATTCGGATGACTTATTGCAGAGTGAAGTTGTTTATGATCGGAAGGTTTACGAATTCAGCCAGGATGCAGATCTGTCGACTGTGATGTGTGTATCCGCAAAGTGGGGATGGATCGAGCGCGGGAGGCTGCGCAGGGCAGTTTTGAGACGGCTCGTTTACCCCGCGGCACGGCTGCTGCCAATAAAGCGGAAGACGATTGTTTTCGAAAGCTACTGGGGCAAAAGCTATGAGTGTAATCCAAGGGCACTCTATGAATATATCGACAAAAACTATCCGGAATACGAAACAGTCTGGTGCTTGAATAATCCTCTGACACATGTTGACGGGCATGCAAAAATAGTTAGAAGGTATTCACTGAAATATGACTACTATCTGGCGAGAGCAAAGTATTTTGTCAATAACGTCAACTTTCCTACTTTTTACCGTAAGCGCGACAGGGCCGTTGAACTGCAGACAATGCACGGCACTCCTTTGAAGACACTTGGGCTTGACGTACCGGGTGAAATCAAACCTGGTAAGAACATGGAAGAGTATCTGGAAAAGAACAGGCGATGGGATTATTTATCTGTGCCAAGCGATTATGTCGCAAAAATTGCGGCAAGGGCTTTTAAACACAGGGCAGAGATTATCGAATCCGGCTATCCGCGCAATGATAAGCTGTTTTTTGATAATCGGCCGGAGAAAATAGCTGGAATAAAAAAAAGGCTGGGTATCCCGGTTGATAAAAAAGTGATCTTCTATGCGCCAACCTGGCGGGTGAAAAATTACTTCAAACTGGAAATTGATATCCCGCGGCTCAGAGAAGCGACGGGCGGTGATTATGTGCTTCTGGTTAAATTTCATCATTTTGTCGCGTCTGCCGTACTTCTTGATGAGGGAGAAGCAACAGATTTTGTTTTCAATGAATCGGATTATGACGATATCCGGGATCTCTATTTAATTGCGGACGTATTAATTACCGATTACTCATCCGTGATGTTTGATTTTTCTATATTGAACCGACCGATTCTTTTATTTACTTACGATCTCGAAAATTACCGTGACAATCTGCGCGGTATGTATTTCGATATTATCAAGGAAGCTCCGGGGCCGCTTTGCATGACTAATGATGATCTGATTCACGAACTCCAGTCGATCGGTCAGTTCAGAACAAATTATGGAGACAGGCTGAATGCATTCAGGGCAAAGTTTAATACCTATGATCAGGGAAATGCGAGTGAACAGTGCTTTAATGCATTGACGGGACATTTGGAAAAGTAA
- a CDS encoding glycosyltransferase, with protein sequence MCASPKISIIVPIYNVEKYLRKCLDSLAGQTMKDIEVIMVNDGSTDRSGEIMHRYAEKYSHFFAYDKTNGGLGQARNFGVKYARGIYIAFVDSDDLVVPAAYEKMFSMVESTHSDMVIGNVMRFNGYKKFPSVLHQRFFAGDKLCTHITRNPGLIYDTTAWNKLYRKSFWESNHFSFPEGMLYEDIPVTFPAHYLAGSVDVLDEIVYLWRFRNFGDHSITQNRTDISNLKDRLKAVELLNNFFEDQMITGDLYEAKDFKLLSLDFLLYLNRLPEADTAYVNLLMDYVSDYLSEVPEKVLLRLKPIERMKYYFVAKMDKEKLFQLINFQKSAGFRRNKISRHNDGHYYANYPFHDSVPEKLLMVDYNLQVIHGIRNVTWRRSDLMVNGYGFIEKIDVLHKKDVAMKFALVSEATGMTWPIDRIRVNKSRMNSIKAAFSGRLRRPHFDLVYHYDWSSFSMRLPFERQPFDSLPPGSYIIKGEITAGGLVRSFVVGGWFGKQDVFRNMGDTGNVIHIKSGGSGKLYLIKGEKKAQQAEKC encoded by the coding sequence ATGTGCGCGTCGCCAAAGATCAGTATCATTGTTCCTATATACAACGTTGAAAAATATTTAAGAAAATGTCTCGACTCGCTGGCCGGTCAAACGATGAAGGATATTGAAGTGATTATGGTTAACGATGGCTCAACTGACCGAAGCGGTGAAATCATGCATCGGTATGCAGAAAAATATAGTCATTTTTTTGCTTATGATAAAACAAACGGGGGCCTTGGCCAGGCAAGAAATTTCGGAGTGAAGTATGCAAGGGGAATTTATATTGCTTTTGTCGATTCGGATGACCTTGTTGTACCTGCTGCCTATGAAAAAATGTTTTCAATGGTTGAATCGACACATTCTGACATGGTTATTGGCAATGTCATGCGTTTTAATGGTTATAAAAAGTTTCCTTCTGTTCTTCATCAACGATTTTTTGCCGGAGATAAACTGTGCACCCATATCACCCGTAATCCCGGACTGATTTATGACACAACAGCCTGGAATAAGCTGTACAGAAAGTCTTTCTGGGAAAGCAACCATTTCTCTTTTCCGGAAGGGATGCTTTATGAGGACATTCCCGTTACATTTCCGGCACATTATCTGGCTGGATCAGTGGATGTTCTGGATGAAATTGTCTATCTTTGGCGATTCAGGAACTTCGGTGATCATTCAATCACACAAAACAGGACCGATATCAGCAATCTGAAAGACCGTCTAAAAGCTGTTGAGCTGCTGAATAATTTTTTTGAGGATCAGATGATCACAGGCGACCTCTATGAGGCAAAAGATTTTAAACTGCTAAGCCTTGACTTCCTGCTTTACTTGAACAGGCTCCCTGAGGCTGATACCGCATATGTCAATTTGTTGATGGACTATGTATCAGATTATCTAAGCGAGGTACCGGAGAAGGTGCTACTCAGGTTAAAGCCGATCGAGCGGATGAAGTATTATTTTGTAGCAAAAATGGACAAAGAGAAACTATTCCAGCTGATTAACTTTCAGAAGAGTGCCGGTTTCCGCAGAAATAAAATCAGCAGGCACAATGATGGCCATTATTATGCAAACTATCCATTTCACGATTCTGTTCCTGAGAAACTGCTTATGGTTGATTATAATCTGCAGGTCATACATGGAATAAGAAACGTTACCTGGCGGCGCAGCGATCTGATGGTCAATGGTTACGGCTTTATTGAAAAAATAGATGTGCTGCACAAAAAAGATGTAGCTATGAAATTTGCGCTCGTCAGCGAGGCAACCGGTATGACGTGGCCCATCGACCGGATCCGTGTCAATAAATCCAGGATGAATTCAATCAAGGCGGCGTTTTCCGGCAGACTGCGGCGTCCGCATTTTGATTTAGTCTATCATTACGATTGGTCTTCCTTCTCTATGCGTTTGCCTTTTGAACGGCAGCCCTTTGATAGCCTGCCGCCCGGGTCGTACATCATCAAAGGAGAGATCACGGCAGGCGGGTTGGTGCGTTCGTTTGTCGTTGGGGGCTGGTTCGGCAAGCAGGATGTTTTTAGGAATATGGGCGATACGGGTAATGTAATTCACATTAAGTCCGGTGGAAGCGGGAAACTGTATCTTATAAAGGGCGAGAAAAAAGCTCAGCAAGCAGAAAAATGTTAA
- the tagD gene encoding glycerol-3-phosphate cytidylyltransferase, with the protein MKKVLTYGTFDLLHYGHINLLKRAKELGDYLIVGLSTDEFNAMKHKEAYHNYDHRKLILEAIRYVDLVIPENNWEQKIGDVKKYNVDVFVMGDDWKGKFDFLKDYCKVIYLPRTVGISTTKIKQDLFSVKND; encoded by the coding sequence ATGAAAAAAGTATTAACATATGGCACTTTTGACTTGTTGCACTATGGCCATATCAATCTGCTTAAACGGGCAAAGGAGCTGGGCGATTATCTGATTGTTGGGTTGTCGACCGACGAATTCAACGCGATGAAGCATAAAGAAGCTTATCACAATTATGATCACCGTAAACTGATTCTTGAAGCCATTCGCTATGTTGACCTCGTTATTCCGGAGAATAACTGGGAGCAGAAGATTGGGGACGTAAAGAAGTATAACGTCGATGTGTTTGTCATGGGTGACGATTGGAAAGGAAAGTTTGACTTTCTTAAAGACTACTGTAAGGTTATTTATCTTCCCCGCACTGTAGGCATTTCGACAACAAAAATCAAGCAGGATCTTTTTTCAGTTAAAAATGATTAG